TTTTGTCTGGGTGGgagttaattatactattaattCGTTGGgtaaaataaggaaaaaaaatgtaagtaatttctcgataatattataaatgagaaattatttttttataaaaaaaatagtaatttattttttttgtattttttagaatgCATTAATTTACTCCTATTTTTAGGGATgtaaaaatttgtttattttaaaaaatacaaataaataaattgctattttttttattacaagagagtaatttacttaatacaatattattgaAAGGTAAATTGCGTTGAGCCCGACTATAAGGTTGGTGATCGGCTGAACTCGAATGATCGTTAGTAATAAAAGACAAGTCTTAATAATGTAAGTGGACATGTGGACATGCATGAATGTTCTATATAGAGATGAACTAGATCGAATGGCGGACACGGCGGTGGATAACATTGACCAACACTTGTGACGCTGGACAGTTTGTTTCCTTCCTAGATTAAGGCCACTGATTCTGTAGCAAAACCTTATTACAAGACTTCAACATAGTAATATTTTCCATACAGCCGTGTCCTTTCTAGAAAACTAGCtcacaaaattattgctaATGACTTCATCAAATTAATTGTACTATCTCCTACAAAATAGTAGTAAGTAAATGACATATGCTAAGAAAAAAACGTAAGCAATagttttgtgatattttaaatgaggaaattattttcgtaaaaaaaaaaatagcaatttacctttcagtgactttttaaatatagcaatttaccaccttatattttttcaggATTAAACAATTTACTTCGTTAGACatgaaggtaaattactttattttaaaaaaatagaaagataaattactattatttgtaatatgaaagggaggtaaattacattaccCGATGCTAAATGGTATCCAGAGCAACATTGAAAATGCATACATAGTAACTTGTAAAAGTATCCAAGATAAGGTTAATTTCGAGATGGCTCAGCTAGAAGTTTATGAAGCACATCACGTGCCCTGCACCTGGCCTCCAATGGTGTGAGTTTAGGCATGGAAAGCCCTTCTCCTTCTGTTAAATCTACCAAGGAATCGTCAACCCTTTGCCACTCAAAGCATTGTATTAGAGACGCTATGACTAAGCCAACGACCCGATTCGCTAAGCCGTTGCCCGGGCATGACCTTCTTCCCATCCCGAACGGCAACAGCTTCGTGGGTCCAACTTCTCCTGCTCCTTCAAAACGCTCGGGATTGAAACTTGTGGGATCATCCCAGACTAAGGGGTCTCGGTGAATGGCCCAAGCATTTACTAGTATGATCGTGCCACGCGGTATGTCATATCCACCGAGCGTGCAATCAGCCGATGCTTCATGTGGTACTAGTAATGGTACTGCAGGGAATAAACGAAACGTCTCCAAGATAACATTTTGGAGATACGGAAGCTTGGACAAGTCTGATTCATTAACGACACGATTGTTGCCAATAAGATTATCTATCTCAGCCTTGGCCTTGTCCAACTTTTCGGGGTGATTTAGTAGAGCAGACATTGCCCATTCTATGGTCACTCCTGATGTGTCTGTCCCGGCAAGTAGCATATTCTGTCATTTTTTTACCACATAAAAACGAAGATTATATGTTGTGATTGTGATTCAATGATGAGCATAGCTTTAAAGATTATAGAATTACACATGATTGAGATGTATGGCATGTCTAACATGGCATCAATCATGAATGCATCTTGATCTTCGTACTGTCCAGCATCAATTGTTAACATTGTACTCTATGTGGTGTTCATAGGCTAAACGCTCAATCTAATCCTCCGGGAGAACAATcaagaagaaagaatgaagaacTTACCATTATAATCCCTTTGATGATGACATCTGTGTAGTACTCAGGCTCTGATTCTTGCAAAGAGAGCAAATGATCTATCATTGTATTCCTACTCTTATCTCTTTTGTGTTCATCAATCAAACCTTGCAAGAAAGTATCCAGTTTTCCAGTAACGCTCGTCCAAGTCTTCTCATAACCTTTATAGTCAATCCATCTGAACACTGGGAAGAAATCTCCGGGGTTCGACACACCAGCTAGTATAAGAACCTTATCTATGATCTCTCTAAATTGCTTCGCCTCATCATTTTCCTCGTCCTCACCGGAATACCGCTTCCCAGCCACCATTCTCATGATAACATTGAATGTTAGCTCAGACAACAAAGACCTGAGTTCAACTCTTGCAAAGTCTTGGCATGACTTTCCATAGAGCTGTTTCaacaaaagtttgttttcgtcaTGTCTGATGGACTGAAACACATTGAGGCGAGCTGTGGAGAATATTTCGACAGTGGTCAGGCGGCGAAGGTTGCGCCAATGCTCACCATAGTTAGAACCAACCAGGATTGTGTAGTTGTAGCCGACGTATTTGCCTATGATAAACCGGGGGCGGTTGGCTAGCACGATGTCATTCTTGGTGAAGCACTCCTCCACGATGGCCGGGGAAGAGACAGCCACCATGAGGCGGTTGCCGAAACGAAGTGAGAAGATAGGTCCTAATTGTTGAGAGAGCTTGTGAATGGTGCGATGAAGTGGGAATTTGAGGAAGTGAAGGTGGCCTAATACAGGAAGTGCTGGCACTGGACTTGGTGGgagttttctttttggttttgatGAAAACTTCAACACTAGGGAGAGAAGGAAGAGTGAGAGGAGAGCGTATAGCCAGCTTATTTCCATGCTTTATTTCTGAATTGCACCTGTATCTGGATTTTTTACATGTTATCTAATCagctataaataaagatatacaTGTATGGTAAAATAAGGTTGTATTGGTCAGAGTAacgaaataattataaatactctctcattgtttaaaaaattataaatatctcttgatgtttggttaaattatataattcttaaattaagctataaaaattatcaattttacttttactgtatttttttaaaaaaacaaaaaatttgtaaagaaTCAAAAGGGTGGGTggaaaatttgtaaattataaaaaaattatccaattagtccataaagaaaataaaaaaaacttcaaaaaataaataaaattattcatagtccataagggcattttgattAATCCACCTtacaaaatgaataaaaatttaacaaatttaattaattattagatgatgttaaaattaaaaaaatattaataatttttcaaataacgaaaaCACGTTCGTAACAATATAATGTAGAGAAAAGTCATTGTACAAtaagttggagaaggataaggCATTTGTGGCTCTCTGGACTTGAGGAAAAATGGGTAGAACTTTTGCAGGGGCGTCTGATCTCTGTTTATGACTTTGACCATTGTCTTGACATGACATATATGAATCTAGACCTCTTTAGAACTGAACATGAACAGGATGAGGCAAGCAGTGAGCAAAGAATCATTGACTTTTCAATGTAAGTGCATCTAGATTCGTtagtttgtttatgtttttattattaattttttatttttaaaataataattaaattaaaaacatgtttgtttatacatatttttattaaaaatactttctTATAATTTTCGTCTCATCgttacttttttatatagttacatttatgtaaaaaaatttcaatcattaatcttacaaactaataatatattttcaattataatattttgacttaACATCACCAATA
This Sesamum indicum cultivar Zhongzhi No. 13 linkage group LG5, S_indicum_v1.0, whole genome shotgun sequence DNA region includes the following protein-coding sequences:
- the LOC105162117 gene encoding cytochrome P450 81D11-like, which produces MEISWLYALLSLFLLSLVLKFSSKPKRKLPPSPVPALPVLGHLHFLKFPLHRTIHKLSQQLGPIFSLRFGNRLMVAVSSPAIVEECFTKNDIVLANRPRFIIGKYVGYNYTILVGSNYGEHWRNLRRLTTVEIFSTARLNVFQSIRHDENKLLLKQLYGKSCQDFARVELRSLLSELTFNVIMRMVAGKRYSGEDEENDEAKQFREIIDKVLILAGVSNPGDFFPVFRWIDYKGYEKTWTSVTGKLDTFLQGLIDEHKRDKSRNTMIDHLLSLQESEPEYYTDVIIKGIIMNMLLAGTDTSGVTIEWAMSALLNHPEKLDKAKAEIDNLIGNNRVVNESDLSKLPYLQNVILETFRLFPAVPLLVPHEASADCTLGGYDIPRGTIILVNAWAIHRDPLVWDDPTSFNPERFEGAGEVGPTKLLPFGMGRRSCPGNGLANRVVGLVIASLIQCFEWQRVDDSLVDLTEGEGLSMPKLTPLEARCRARDVLHKLLAEPSRN